The Sphaerospermopsis torques-reginae ITEP-024 genome has a window encoding:
- a CDS encoding YlxR family protein, translated as MKPNYRRCISCRRVRPKEEFWRIVRIFPSGKVQLDQGMGRSAYICPETDCLQAAQKKNRLGRSLHGTVPETLYQTLWQRLSERNPQNQI; from the coding sequence ATGAAACCAAACTATCGCCGTTGTATTAGTTGTCGCCGGGTAAGACCAAAAGAAGAGTTTTGGCGGATTGTCCGCATCTTTCCATCTGGGAAGGTACAATTAGATCAGGGCATGGGGCGTTCAGCCTATATTTGCCCTGAAACTGACTGCCTGCAAGCGGCTCAGAAAAAAAATAGATTAGGGCGATCGCTACATGGAACAGTGCCAGAAACACTGTATCAGACATTGTGGCAGCGACTTAGTGAACGCAATCCCCAAAATCAAATTTAA
- the nusA gene encoding transcription termination factor NusA, with the protein MSMVTLPGLKDLIESISRERNLPRLAVQSSIREALLKGYERYRRAQNLERRQFDENYFDNFEVELDIEGEGFRVLSTKTIVEQVSNSDHQISLEEVQQVAPEAQSGDSVVLDVTPDQGEFGRMAAMQTKQVLAQKLRDQQRQMVQEEFQDLESTVLQARVLRFERQSVILAVSSGFGQPEVEAELPKREQLPNDTYRSNTTFKVYLKKVSQGQQRGPQLLVSRADAGLVVYLFANEVPEIEDEVVRIVAVAREANPPSRYVGPRTKIAVDTLDRDVDPVGACIGARGSRIQVVVNELRGEKIDVIRWSPDPATYIANALSPARVDEVRLMDPESRQTHVLVAEDQLSLAIGKEGQNVRLAARLTGWKIDIKDKAKYDYAAEDAKFAAVRAQYQSEDDENDQEELLEAEEQEELALENDNFDKFDTSEED; encoded by the coding sequence ATGTCAATGGTTACTTTACCTGGATTAAAAGATTTAATTGAAAGCATTAGCCGCGAGCGAAATTTACCACGTTTAGCAGTGCAATCATCTATTAGAGAAGCATTACTTAAAGGTTACGAACGTTATCGTCGCGCCCAAAATTTAGAGCGCCGACAATTTGATGAAAATTATTTTGATAATTTTGAAGTAGAACTTGATATTGAAGGAGAAGGATTTCGAGTTCTTTCTACCAAAACAATAGTCGAACAAGTGAGTAACTCCGACCATCAAATTTCTCTAGAAGAAGTACAACAAGTCGCTCCTGAAGCTCAATCAGGTGATTCTGTGGTCTTAGATGTCACCCCAGATCAAGGAGAATTTGGACGCATGGCTGCCATGCAAACTAAACAAGTGCTGGCACAGAAATTGCGGGATCAACAACGTCAAATGGTGCAAGAAGAATTTCAAGATTTAGAAAGTACCGTTTTACAAGCGAGAGTTTTAAGATTTGAAAGACAATCAGTAATTTTGGCAGTTAGCAGCGGTTTTGGTCAGCCAGAAGTAGAAGCAGAATTACCAAAAAGGGAACAACTACCCAATGATACATACCGTTCCAATACCACCTTTAAGGTATATCTCAAAAAAGTTTCCCAAGGACAACAAAGGGGTCCACAGTTATTAGTATCTCGTGCTGATGCTGGGTTAGTAGTTTATTTATTTGCCAACGAAGTCCCAGAAATTGAAGACGAAGTAGTGCGAATAGTCGCAGTAGCTAGAGAAGCAAATCCTCCTTCCCGTTATGTCGGTCCGCGGACTAAAATAGCAGTAGATACCCTGGATCGAGATGTAGATCCAGTTGGAGCTTGTATTGGCGCGAGGGGATCACGCATTCAAGTAGTAGTCAATGAATTGCGGGGTGAAAAAATAGATGTAATTCGCTGGTCTCCAGATCCAGCAACTTATATCGCTAACGCCTTGAGTCCTGCCAGAGTCGATGAAGTGCGCTTAATGGACCCCGAAAGTCGGCAAACCCACGTTTTAGTAGCAGAAGATCAACTGAGTTTAGCTATTGGCAAAGAAGGACAAAACGTGAGATTAGCAGCCAGATTGACAGGCTGGAAAATTGACATTAAAGATAAAGCCAAATATGACTATGCTGCTGAGGATGCTAAATTTGCAGCTGTCCGCGCACAATATCAATCAGAGGATGATGAAAATGACCAGGAGGAACTACTAGAAGCAGAGGAACAAGAAGAATTAGCATTAGAAAATGATAATTTTGACAAATTTGACACCAGTGAGGAAGATTAA
- the rimP gene encoding ribosome maturation factor RimP: MTHPLVPQIIELAKPVAEELGLEVVGIVFHTNQRPPVLRVDIRNPQQDTGLDDCERMSRALEASLDATEMIPDAYVLEVSSPGISRQLNTDREFISFKGFPVVISTSEPYEGKQEWIGNLMRRDETKIYLNQKGRVVQIPRSLVTSVQLDEGS; encoded by the coding sequence ATGACTCATCCTTTAGTTCCACAAATTATTGAATTGGCGAAACCAGTAGCAGAAGAACTGGGTTTGGAAGTAGTTGGCATAGTTTTTCATACCAACCAACGTCCACCAGTTTTGCGGGTAGATATCCGTAACCCTCAACAGGACACTGGTTTAGACGATTGCGAACGAATGAGCCGTGCCTTAGAAGCCTCCTTAGACGCGACAGAGATGATTCCAGATGCTTACGTATTGGAAGTCTCCAGTCCTGGAATTTCCCGACAATTGAACACAGACAGGGAGTTTATTTCCTTTAAAGGATTTCCCGTGGTGATCTCCACTTCTGAACCCTACGAAGGAAAACAAGAGTGGATTGGTAACTTGATGCGCCGGGATGAAACAAAAATTTACTTAAACCAAAAAGGTCGTGTAGTACAGATACCCCGTTCCCTCGTTACCAGCGTGCAACTCGATGAGGGCAGTTAA
- the rfbB gene encoding dTDP-glucose 4,6-dehydratase has translation MSNFQKNDLPTLLVTGGAGFIGANFVLQARKNQWANIINLDKLTYASNLQNLAELQDDPNYAFIQGDIGNFELVSYLLEKYQPDAVINFAAETHVDRSIITPINFIQTNVMGTFHLLEASKVYWQNLKSEKQEKFRFLHISTDEVYGSLNTDDPAFREDTPYAPNSPYAASKASADHLVRSYYHTYNLPTLTTNCSNNYGPLQFPEKLIPLMILNALNKKPLPIYGDGQNVRDWLYVGDHCDAIYLVLKEGKIGESYNVGGLNEQTNLVVVNKICEILEKLAPKDNFQYSSLITFIKDRLGHDRRYAIDCSKITKELGWQPKENFDSGLLKTVQWYLDNSAWVESIFTGEYQNWIQKNYESR, from the coding sequence ATGTCAAACTTCCAAAAAAATGATCTGCCAACTTTATTAGTTACAGGTGGCGCAGGATTTATAGGAGCTAACTTTGTTCTCCAAGCTAGAAAAAATCAATGGGCTAATATCATTAATTTAGATAAACTGACTTATGCTAGTAATCTACAAAATTTAGCTGAATTACAAGATGATCCCAATTATGCTTTTATTCAAGGAGATATTGGTAACTTTGAATTAGTCAGTTATTTGTTAGAAAAATATCAACCAGATGCAGTAATCAACTTTGCTGCGGAAACTCATGTAGATCGTTCAATTATCACTCCCATTAATTTTATTCAAACTAACGTAATGGGAACATTCCATTTATTAGAAGCAAGTAAAGTTTATTGGCAAAACTTAAAATCAGAAAAACAAGAAAAATTCCGATTTTTGCATATATCTACCGATGAAGTTTATGGTTCTTTAAATACAGATGATCCAGCTTTTCGAGAAGATACACCTTATGCACCAAATAGTCCTTATGCAGCTTCTAAAGCTAGTGCAGATCATTTAGTTAGATCCTACTATCACACCTATAATTTACCTACTTTAACTACTAATTGTTCTAATAATTATGGACCGTTACAGTTTCCTGAAAAACTGATTCCTTTGATGATACTTAATGCTTTAAATAAGAAACCTTTACCTATTTATGGTGATGGTCAAAATGTGAGAGATTGGTTATATGTAGGTGATCACTGTGATGCTATTTATTTGGTTTTAAAAGAAGGTAAAATCGGCGAAAGTTATAACGTGGGTGGATTAAATGAACAAACTAACTTAGTAGTTGTGAATAAAATTTGTGAGATTTTAGAGAAGTTAGCGCCGAAAGATAATTTTCAATATTCTTCGTTAATTACCTTTATTAAAGATCGTCTTGGACATGATCGCCGTTATGCAATTGATTGTAGTAAAATCACAAAAGAATTAGGATGGCAACCCAAGGAAAATTTTGATAGTGGTTTGTTAAAAACTGTGCAATGGTATCTTGACAATTCAGCTTGGGTAGAATCTATTTTTACAGGAGAATATCAAAACTGGATTCAGAAAAATTACGAAAGTCGTTAA